The Nymphaea colorata isolate Beijing-Zhang1983 chromosome 11, ASM883128v2, whole genome shotgun sequence genome includes the window CATCCATTAACACACTTACCTATCATAACTACGATCATAATCAGGATCCTTCCGGTCAAGGTCCCGATCTCTGAAAATGGCCACTCTGCTGTTTGGCTTCGACCTACCAACAATTTCTTTGTCACTTCTGTTCCGATTTGACCTTGCACCACCCAAAGAAGATTCACCTAAGCCTTTCCCAGAGTTAATTTCCGAGCCCTCAAACAAAGTTTTCTCCTCCACCCTAGTCAATGAAGGGCTATGTTGTGAACTCTCTGAGACAGCTTGATCACTTTCAGACTTTGCCCCAAAGCTGCTACTATTGTTGTGGCTAAATATCCTTGCACGGGCTTTATTGTactcctccttcctttcttcaaCGCTTCTCAGATAATTTGCCTTGGAAGAATGATGGCTTGTGTTGCTAAAGGACTGGACCAACTTCTGAGGGCGCTGTTTGATGGCCACCTTGACCACCTTACTGTTGTCATCTTGTGGTAGATTTACAGGTATATCAGCCAGCCGAACTAGAGGAAGCCTGGAACCAGGTATTTTACGTAATACAATCTTAGAACCAGAACTGTCAGCTAAGTTATTGTCCAACACAACCATTGATTGAAGATAGTAATGTTGGGCAATCCGATGGGCCGCCAATCGCAGGTAGGATGTAGGAAGCTGCTGAAATTCAAGTTGTTGTTGCCTAGGGTCATGGATGAACTTCTCAACGTCTTGCTCCATACGCAGAACTATAAAAAAGAACCttaattaacataaaaaaagcacagaaagagcaagagagagaaaagggggaggagagagagagagagtattgtAACATTACTAAAGCATGTCCAACACTGGTTGGAACATGTAACAAACACACATGTCAGCAAGAGAACATCGAAACAAGCAACCAcataaaagactaaaaaaaaggaagacgaGTGGcaagaaaaggatgaaacacATTTCCAGATCCTAACTAGGATGACATGAAGAGTGGATGGACGGCATGCCGTCCTACATAGAAAGCGTATAATTGTTTTTGGATAGAAGACATTCCAAATTCAAGGTTTAAGCCTGTGGTCACATGTAAGGGAGACGTGAGTTGACAATTAGATACCTTATGAACTCAACTTGATCTCTACATTTCTCCAATATCTAGACTTAGCCTCAACCATCTTCCCAATGGTAGCAGTACGTTAGTCGTAGAGTagcaaaaataattatttttaaactaCAAAAAATACTTCTGCATAGATAgcatgaaaacagaaaaacgaAATGAACAAGAtgaatgaaaacagaaaaacgaAATGAACAAGACGAAACACAGTATGTAACATCAACATAGACAAACAAGGAAAGGATTTCAGTGTGAGATCTGAAAATCCCAGATATAGATAAATTGCAGCTGGCTGAAACTGATCGGATTTGCAGAATTAAGGCCTTAAAATTCGCAAATCTTAGATCCAAACAGTCTCAAGCTAATCAAACTCAGAACAAAGGCTCATATATCCACCCTGACCTACTTTCTCCCTCAACTAGTACTGCAAAAGtttgtctttgttttccttcattttcctgTTCCTAGAAAACATGAGTGCAGGTGCaggagatttttcaaaaaaaataaataaataaataataaaggTGCAAGTCAGCAATACACATATAAGAAGCTAAGAAATAAATTCGACCATCGTCTCTAAGAACCATTAACAGATGAATCCAGTGCCCACCCAACTTGGGTGTGGCAGTCTATTTCAGCACCCATCTCACATAGGACATAGGAACCCACCAGCTTCATTACAAGGAGATATCAATTGAGCACGACGAGCAGTAAAGGGACCAGGAAAGAACCATCACCGAGGATAACCTTCAATAACCATTACAGTTCATAGCATCAACTATGTTAAGATCCTCAATATCTATGaccaaaaggaaagagaagccTGCAGTGAGAAGGAAAGATGGCAATCTCAAAAAAAGGTAGTGCTCACTAAGATGGTCAATAGGATTAGGAAGGTTGGTAGTGCCATCTATGACATGGGATTTGTGATCTTAGTGAATACAATCTCATTATAGGTGCAAAAAGCCTGCAAGGAAACTTGGGAAACTTTTCCGAGAAATAAGATTATAAGGCCATGAATCATgaaccttttattttttgtaaacaACAAAGAACTTAACTTTTGATGTTCtagaatataaaaaatcattatctattgaaaattgaaatcttataaaaatcaatatgatATATGATTAGGTTATTATAGGATCTCCCTCAGACAATCGCCACAGGATTTTGGCAATCTATGTAACGCATCATTTCTATGTAACTACTTTCCAGCTGTACTTTGCAATTCTCAAATAAAGGTCTACCATGACTGCACAAATCTGCCACACAGTATGTAGCCATACCGTGTGCTCCATTGGCCTCAAGACTGTTGGTAGGgaatatatcatagtcacaaaaaatgtgtttttttcaaaaaaaaaaaaaaaacaaagaaacacaTAGAAAATGcgagaaataagtcagccgttaaaaatttttaaaaaatacaatttaagcgaaagaaagattttttaagtttttcaaaaatttttccggatttttcattttaggctttttttcatgtttttaatgccaaactccttgttttcattttctaatttttatttgcggcctatttacttattttttatgtttgtgttattagtttgtcacttattttacttttccacaatttatttagattttttaaaatcttttcaaaatttaccatatttttcccaatttttttcccatttctttcAAGGTCATTGTATTATACCAGAGAAAAACCTCGATGTTTAAAGCGCGagaacattttttgtgactatggaatAGATATCAATTTCCAATACTTTAGAGGATGGATTGTTGGCTTGGAGGGTGATGCTCCCTGCAGGTGAGATGCAGGATGCATGAGTTGGCTTCAAAGATTGTTGGCAGGAATGGGCATCAATTCTGAACCTTTGGAAGGATTGTAGTTGTGTTGCTCACCTGGAAGCCTCTTTAAAAGCAAAGAAGATCTAAGGGTTGACTGATAATTCAAGCATTAgctcgatctctctctctctccctctctctccatatatatgtatatatatatgtgtgtgtgtgtgtgtgtgtgtgtgtgtgtgttgtatgTATCTTTATTGAGATATATGGATGTTTATTGAGTTAAATATGTAGGATAACATACAGGAGTAGCCTTGAAGCTGCCTTTGTTCAATACATGAGTTTTCCATATTTTGAGACCAGAATCACTTCAGTGACATGTGGTTCTTTCAAATTAACTTTTGCTTGTCCATGTAGATGAACATTACATATATAGAGCTTACTTCCTATAGGACAACTAGGTTTCATCCTTACAATTGGAAATTTGAGGTCTACTTAAGAGACGATCAATTTGGAAGCTGGGATTCTAACTGAGTTATGATTgttaacaaaaatttatttcatgTGAAATAACACATTTTCAACATGTGATTCCAATAGCAGGAGATCTGCAATGGATAATACACATGTGGTAGTAAAAAATGCTAAACCCAAGTGGCCTAGTTGGCAGTTTGGCAAGACCATTTTGAGTATAACCTAGAAATATTTCAAGAACGAAGCTGATTATTACAATGATTCGCTTGAAATCTAAACAactcaaacaaaaaacaaccaaaacaaTTGAAGAACCAAAAATCTTGCGCTAACTGCTAACATATTCTCAGCcgataagaaaaagaaacaaacgtTGGGCTGCATCAACAGCTTTCATATGTAAAATGCCACTTTCCAGTATCAATTCCCAATCATCATATAGGTGCACAGGAACATTATGATAGTTTACAATGAAAATATAACACTCCACCATGTTCACCTAGATACAAAAGCCAAGTAGTCCAACCATTCTTGTAAAGCATGTCTACTAAAAAATCACTCTACCATTTGAGACAAATCCAAGTGAACATGAAAATTGCAGTAATAAACTGCTACAAAGAAAACCAAAGTTATTCCCTACACAAATCCCAATCCCCGAGGTCTGCAATTAACAAGACCATCTCATGTGGCAGCAAGTATTCACACCAATGACCAATCTACTCAATTACAAAACAAGTTAGAGAAAAGGCGGAAAGAAAATCAACTCATATCCCAGCTGAAGAATACCTAATTTATTGGAGCGGCATGAGTTTCCAATCTGAGAAAAGGATAGCCGATAGCACCTGGCCGAAGTTGACACTCAATCCCAACAGCGTACACCATATTTTGCCTAAATtctatgaaaaagaaaattcatagCGGCCCAAACCTAGGTTCAATTGTAACCCTTACTCTTTAGCTCCAACAGTGGCTAAATATACACAGACCCTATCAGTTTATCAGCTGGAATGCCCTAAAAAGCCTCAGAAATAATCCCTCGAAACGTACATTAAATTCCCCAACAATAATCATCATTCaggtaaataaataaaaaaaaaaccataataaaAAGCTAGCGGAAATAGAAAGGTCAGACTCAAACCCTAATCCTAGCCATCAATAAACCTCAATAACCACCAGCCGatagaaaacacacacacatacacacgcacacagagaaagagagagagagagctcactCGACAGGCGTTCGCGAGGGTTCTGAAGAGCTTCGCGGAGGAACGGGTCGACCTGGGCAACTGCCTCAAGAAAGGCGCTGTTTCGATCAGACGCGGCTgcagcagaggaggaggaggaggaagtggAAGCATCGGCAACCCCAGCCGCCTGCGGTGGGCCGACTTGGGGCTCGTCATCTGAGAATTCAGGAGGGGACCTCCTCGAGGAGGGAGTGGAGACCAACAGGCGCTTGACGCCCTCCTCCAAATCGGCCGATTCCCAGGAGTCAGGGGCACCAGGGTCTTCCGAATGGCCCTCCATGACCGGatggggagggagggagggagagaagccacaggcagagagagagagagagagagatgggggaGCGAGAGAAAATCAggagggaaaagagaaaagaatcaTCGTGTTGCGGAGCGAGTAGAAGACCCATCGACCACAGAGTCCTCCTCTCTTATATACGAGAGGAAAGGATGGCTGTAGAAAATACCTTTTCTCTTCATTATTATGTGTATGTGTAGGGTTTGCATGTTTTCCACGCCCTACGCCCGCACACATGTCCAATAGATCGGGTAAtggtccaaatccaatctgCATAAGATCCGCCTTTCTATCACCttcatcaaaatcatttttttaggtATCATTTTTTTAggtgatcaatttttttatatattttaggtgagcaagaggttaaCAATCTACgttgttttttataaaaactctAAAGTTCCCTTGAAAGAACATTTGATAACAAACATTGCATCATTCAAACACATCCATACAATATTTGTTTCCAAGATACTGGATTCTCGTTTGATAAAATATGATACAAATTGTACTCTATTTCAACAAGGCACAAGATCAAATGCAGTGCAAGCTTTTACTTTTGTTGGGTAATTAGGATGAAATTATTCTCTTGTTCACCTAATATTTATACATTTACATAGTATATGTAATTGCATTAtatttctaaaaacaaaaacatcatgaTTCTAAATATCTTTGAAAATATATAGTTAGATCGTGCAatgttttttcttgtcaaaGGAACTTTTATGAAACACTATTTTATATATCAAATGGACTTAGTTATGTTCTAATTACATGTGCGTTTGACCCTATACGTCAGTTCACGAGGTTGATGTCAGGGTTTATTTGAACGAGTCTTTCGAATAGCATACAGTTAATGAACCAAACACTTATTTATATCAAATTCACATTCATGTCACCTTACCCTTCTACTTGAAAAGCGAGCCTCGAAGACACTCCACCTCGTGGCTGCAAGTCCAAGAGAAAATGTCTCATGACAtgtttcttggaaaaaaattctttattGCAATGATCAATGACGCCCctaaaaaactcaaaatagtCAGTCTAGGACTGACTGTCGCAAACAATGTATTTCAATAgcaatttttagaaaaattacgTAAAAGTGATTATTTGAGGCTGTGACTCAGTTAGGGTTTATGGTTAAGATACAGTGACTGAAAAGTGCATTTCCAACACCCAAAGCTGAAGCTCTTCCTACAAAGTCCAAAGATGTGCCGGTACGAAGCGGTGTGATAGCcgcatgcttcaacttgcatgtagaATACATCCCCTTTTTTGGTACAGGAATATAAGGCCCCATGGGTCAAACTGGGGATTTGCTGCACATGCGCTGGTAGCATGCCTGTATAAGTTATGCCTTTTTTGGCGCGGTCTCATCCTTTataatacattttaaaaaagcAAATGACACTGCAAATTTATTTGCCATTCGGAAACAGAAAGCAGTGAAGGCATTCCCATTAAAGCTCAAAGGAACTCTCATAAAGCTTAACTGCTTTATAAGAACTCATTAGTTCTCATAATTGCAAGCTTGTTTATTTTGGTCAGTCATATATATTCTAGAGTCACTAACTAGGACCACGATCAAACAAGATGGACggttaatagaaaaataaagagaaaaaggttaatggaaaaataaagagaaaaaagtgatagactttttcatcatttagtattaattttcacattttttttatatttttttcaaccattAATATGCATCAGATGGACAAACCTAATTAGATGACAAGATAATTCTGGAGAACTAgagtcactatatatatatatatatatatatatatatatatatatatatatatatatatatatatatccaattttctctctcttttccaaaCATTCTCTTCACCCCAAAATTAGTAAatcttagaaaagaaaagggacttGAAAATTCAATCCGTTTTGAAActacctttttctccttttccatttgtatatatacacacaattAATGGCAGCTATAGAAGAACAATAAACTTTCTTATCAAATCAACGATGTTCATAATAGTCCATCCAATGAACTAAGCCTTTAATGGAGCTCAATCAAGTCATTTTTAGATATTTGGATCGTATTGGAGTATGAAACCAGGTTCGACCTGACCTCCAAATAAGTTCTCATGTAAACATAAAGTATGTTGTGGGGATTTATATCACCTACACCTCCAAATCTGGATCAGCTACCAACTTATATTAGTCGGTTCCAGGTCGAAACCACCGGATTCTAATGTAGGGTTGACCCGTTACAGCTGGTAACTAAAA containing:
- the LOC116264661 gene encoding uncharacterized protein LOC116264661 isoform X2; amino-acid sequence: MEGHSEDPGAPDSWESADLEEGVKRLLVSTPSSRRSPPEFSDDEPQVGPPQAAGVADASTSSSSSSAAAASDRNSAFLEAVAQVDPFLREALQNPRERLSILRMEQDVEKFIHDPRQQQLEFQQLPTSYLRLAAHRIAQHYYLQSMVVLDNNLADSSGSKIVLRKIPGSRLPLVRLADIPVNLPQDDNSKVVKVAIKQRPQKLVQSFSNTSHHSSKANYLRSVEERKEEYNKARARIFSHNNSSSFGAKSESDQAVSESSQHSPSLTRVEEKTLFEGSEINSGKGLGESSLGGARSNRNRSDKEIVGRSKPNSRVAIFRDRDLDRKDPDYDRSYDRYMQRFDPGFGFTSGPYTIQPMYSPAINYNTEFPQLGAASLRPQIPMEHAPRAVTQHPRGPWAATGSTTAINYAPHDGMMTPFNPPHVGGHSSSAIYLQSSQYACPRPGLPFLNQHESVHQPFPQPHQQQSEASFGLGRPR
- the LOC116264661 gene encoding uncharacterized protein LOC116264661 isoform X1; this translates as MEGHSEDPGAPDSWESADLEEGVKRLLVSTPSSRRSPPEFSDDEPQVGPPQAAGVADASTSSSSSSAAAASDRNSAFLEAVAQVDPFLREALQNPRERLSILRMEQDVEKFIHDPRQQQLEFQQLPTSYLRLAAHRIAQHYYLQSMVVLDNNLADSSGSKIVLRKIPGSRLPLVRLADIPVNLPQDDNSKVVKVAIKQRPQKLVQSFSNTSHHSSKANYLRSVEERKEEYNKARARIFSHNNSSSFGAKSESDQAVSESSQHSPSLTRVEEKTLFEGSEINSGKGLGESSLGGARSNRNRSDKEIVGRSKPNSRVAIFRDRDLDRKDPDYDRSYDRYMQRFDPGFGFTSGPYTIQPMYSPAINYNTEFPQLGAASLRPQIPMEHAPRAVTQHPRGPWAATGSTTAINYAPHDGMMTPFNPPHVGGHSSSAIYLQSSQYACPRPGLPFLNQHESVHQPFPQQPHQQQSEASFGLGRPR